The following coding sequences lie in one Glycine soja cultivar W05 chromosome 16, ASM419377v2, whole genome shotgun sequence genomic window:
- the LOC114389934 gene encoding potassium channel SKOR-like: protein MVILEDYHCQGPNQPSNFTHGKEYLQDKQLESDITFHVGKQEAELALTVNNVVFNRDLYQLKGLIRARADPNKTDYDGRSPLHLAASRGYEDITLFLMQEHVDVNIKDNFGNTPLLEAIKNGHDRLFRGLDLRSQHLEDKVFLDGHRNVMNQPKVEQFSTEQSNTEEEIAANKVETGTNLKIKMKICRPHYLKDFVTNAILNAELVASHWVKEIPLSARISSPLPFFYFLSCSLGHGEEIE, encoded by the exons ATGGTAATCCTCGAGGATTATCATTGTCAGGGCCCTAATCAGCCCAGTAACTTCACTCATGGAAAAGAATATCTTCAAGATAAGCAGTTGGAGTCAGACATCACATTTCATGTTGGAAAGCAAGAAGCTGAGCTTGCTTTGACGGTCAATAATGTAGTTTTCAATAGGGATCTGTATCAGCTAAAAGGTTTAATTCGCGCTAGAGCTGATCCCAACAAGACAGATTATGATGGACGGTCACCTTTGCATCTTGCAGCATCTAGAGGATATGAAGATATCACACTTTTCCTTATGCAAGAACATGTAGATGTCAATATTAAAGATAACTTCGGGAACACACCTTTACTTGAAGCAATTAAGAATGGACATGATCGG TTGTTTCGAGGTCTGGATTTAAGGTCccaacaccttgaggacaaggtgtttttgGATGGGCATAGGAATGTTATGAATCAGCCCAAGGTGGAGCAATTCAGCACAGAACAATCCAACACAGAAGAAGAAATAGCAGCAAACAAGGTGGAGACAGGCACTAACCtcaagatcaaaatgaaaatatgcaGGCCGCACTACCTGAAGGATTTTGTGACCAATGCAATCCTAAATGCTGAGCTGGTTGCTTCTCATTGGGTGAAGGAGATTCCTCTGTCGGCTAGGATCTCTTCTCCATTgccattcttttattttctttcgtgCTCCTTAGGTCATGGAGAGGAAATAGAATAA